TTAGATTCCAGTTTgaaaatttgtgtatttattttgaggAAGTTGAAatcacttgttattttttaaaattttttaacatataaatattttaacatataaatatttatataacatataaataacaTACATCTCATGTATGTTAAAAATAACTTGCTATTTTTAACATACATGAgagctataaataaaatattttctcataatatATATAGTAAACGATGTTACTTTGGTCACAGagctttttcttatcttttatatGCAGGTTGGCATACAAGGAGCAATATTCCTTGGTGTTTAAGATCATGGATTCTGGAGTTAAAGTGTCTGGATTCAAGTCCAGGTTCTACCACTTCACAGATTTGTGATCTTGGACAACTTAATTATTCTCTGGGCTTCCGTTTACTAATCTAAAGGCCAAGTTAATATTATAGTACTTATCACAAAATTGTCCTGaccattaaatttttaaattatctgtcatACTTCTTCTGTTTCCCTCTTTCCATGCTCTAATCCAAATGcctttcttcttgtatttttcattttggttagTGCATTACTATTTACCCAGCCACTCAAACTAGAAACTTTAGAATTAACCtcaactctttttctttcttatcctcTACATTTACATAACTGGATCATTATCAATTTTCTTTGAACAAAGACTAGATTTCACCTTTCTCTGTTACTACTGCTACTACTTAGTTTAAGAACTGAAGATACTTTACCCTTGTTGATCTGCTACCATATTTCAGTTTTCTAGCTGTTTTAACTAATATAGTTCTACAAGGCAAACTTGTAATCATGTTACTCCCCAAATAGAAAATTTTGAGGATGATATTCAAGTTTCTTTGACAGTTTGGACCTTGCTTTCATCTCCCGTCACAGCTCCTCTGATATATTCTTGATCTTTCCTGAACacacatgtattcattcattcattcattcattcattcattcattcatccatgcatccaGACAGGGTTTTAATCCTGATTCTTCCACTTACTATCTGGAtacaaaatttaatatttctttgtctcagtttacaatgggaatgataataggatcattgtgaatattaaatgaattaatatatgtaaagtgcttaaaacagtggTTGGTATATAGTATGTGCTATATGGTTTTGTTGCTATCTTTGTTAGCAGTAACTACCATTCTTAAGTGACATGAGCTACATTTTCTCTTGTCATTTAGTTTTTCAACAAATGGAAAATCAGTCTGCATGATATCCTAATCCTATGTAGCCACTTAAGGCATTAAATGTGTGAGTGTTTTGAGCCTGGACTAAAAGGggaacttttatatatatttattattacagTGTAATATTGAAGTACTCCTCTTTTTTGCCTCTTCACACCAGACTCTGTCCTGCTTCTGATTTTCCTGGCTATCTGAAATGCCGATGataattattgttttcatttttactctaTATCCCAGGCTTGATGCATAACATTGTTTTTATGTCATATACCTTagcttttattaaaatagttttcttcccTGGCTGTGCTTCAGTCTGAGGACAAGACAGGCAAGGCTAACATATCTGGCTATAATTTCTTGATTCTAGTAACAATGTCTGTTCCTCAGCACAAGCCCGATATCCAGCTAGCATTCCTACCATTCCTGCTGCCTCATCCTCTCACTCCCATTGCCCCTGCCTTACAATATCTCTATCTGCTTCATCTTCTTCTGCAATATCATTGACCCAGCTTTGAAAAGACATAGTGTCTTATTCAATTCTATACCTGGTATACcttgcttttataaataatggAAAAGGAAATCAAAGCACTTATCATTGACCAGTCGgtgacttaatttttaataaatgagttaGGATACCAATTGCAATTTCTCTCTGATTAAAGAAATAATcttggagaaaataatatttgaattgcTGTTTGAGTGATGGAAGAAGAAGAGTAGATTATACAGGGATCTTTATGGGGTATTTGAAGCTTAGAATTTATTCTCAGCTAATACTTGAATATTATCTGTAAGGCATTGAGGATACAAAAACTTAGTTTCTGTTTAACTTCAAATGACTGATAGAGTGACAAGTAATAAAAAAGTTGAAAGGCAAGAAAGATTGCCAAGGACTGGAGAAGctgtcttttgtcttttcctgCTGTATGAAACCTCTGTAGGTGATTTCATATATTCTCTTTAGACCAAGTTCTCTTGAAAATCTAGTAGCTTATCATAACAGGATTTCATTCAGTTTTTGGAATATAGCTTGATCTTCTGTCTCTGGGCCTTTGCAGATGTTATTTCTTACTAACTCTTGAAATATAACCATAGAGTCCATAACTTCCAGAAAAGCTTTCTTGATCTTTCAGCACTGGAATAAGTATTTCTGTGGTTCTCATAGTCCCTGTTCTTTCTCGATTATAGCCTTTATTACACTATATTGCCTTTACTACACTCTGTTGTAACTGTCTTCACCAGATTTTTCAAGTAACACAGAAACTATTTGTTTAACAATGCCTGGTGTGTGTTGGTGCTACAAATATGTAAGTTGGTTGAGTGAATGAGTAGGATAAAACAGAGAGGAGTTGGTCATTCCAGGCAAGGGGAAGAGGATCAGTAAGAAATGTGGTATTGAATATTGTGTATTCTGAGAGTGGGTACAGCATTTGACTGAAGTATAATATTGAAAAGACAGGCTGTACAGCCTGCCACATCAGGGAGTACAAAATTTATTTACTAAGAAAGAGCCCTTGAAGCTTTTAGACATACAAATAATGATATGTAGTCTCATAAATTTTGTTAAGTAATATATCCGTGCATGGGATataacttttttctaattctgcatggagttttgctcttgttgccaaggctggagtacaatggttcgatctcagctcaccgtaacctccctctcccaggttcaagcgattcttctgcctcagcctccggagtagctgggattacaagtgccaccactacacctggctattttttttatttttagtagagacggttggtcaggctggtctccatctcctgacctcaggtgatccacccaccctgtctcccagagtgctgggattacaggtgttagccaccataccTCAccctttttgttgctgttgttgagacagagtctcactctgtcacccaggctggagtgcagtggtgtgatcttgactcactacaacctctgcctcttgggtttaagtgattctcctgcctcagcctccccagtagaagggattacaggtgctcaccaccacgcctggctaatttttgtattttcagttgagacagggtttctccttgttggccaggctggtcttgagctcttgatctcaagtgatccactcacctcgtcctaccaaagtgctgggattacaggcatgagccaccgcgcccagccttttttctaattattttcaaaattttgcaGTACTCTTCAATGGATTAAACATATGAtgactcctgtttttttttgttttgttttttttttaagacagagttttgttctggtgcccaggctggaatgtagcggtacaatctctgctcactgcagcctctgtctcccaggatcaagcaattctcatgccttagccacctgagtagctgggaattacaggcatgtgtcactatgccaggctaatttttgtatttttagtagagatggggtttcacgctgttggcaaggctggtctcgaactcctggcttcaagagatccttcccttttggcctcccacagtgttgggattagaaatatgagccactgagcctggctgacTTTTGCCTTTATTTCGAGATTCTTTCTACAGATTTATAAGGAAACTTAGAAAATTTGAATGAATGCTGCCGAATGAATTGAACAACTGTCATGAAACTTTgcagtttgtttttcttataaacgaaactatttttaaactatgacaaagaaaattcaaataaggtAGTAAGCTAACTTATGGTTGGGCGTTTCCTTCTTATTtgtagcttaaagaaaaataaatgcttacagctgtgacttttttttctctagtatCTCCAGAGGCAGTTGGATTTTTGTCAGCTGTTGGGGTGTTTATTATCTTGATGCTGCTCCTTTTTCTCTATATTAATAAGAagttctgttttgaaaatgttggcGGGTTTCCAGATCTTGGTTCAGAATACAGTACAAGGAAGAATTCACAAGATACAATTTGTAAGTATCATATATctgcttctgttgttttttttttaatctgtttattttacttattttaatatatacaataaaaaggTTGATTGTGACATATAATTAACTAATATTTGAGCTATTATTCTGTAAAAGATCTACTGTTAATTAAATTATGTTCCCATATCCTTCTGTTGTTCATGAAGTGCTATTACGTACAGGTGAATTGTCTGCTAccacaaaatgacattttaattttttatatttaaaatatgcttttgagCCTATAATATGTGCAGATATGCTTGAGGAAGGAGGAAGTATCTTGTTGCTTCATGTAGCATACTTCCATTGTCCAAGTGGCTCTTTAGAGAGCTTTTCCCCCCACATCCCTAGAACACTTTTGAAAGTATTCACCTTTTTTCTTTACCCGCTGTTTAATTTTCAGCTAACGGATAATTTTATTGTTTGGAGGAGGTGGTTTTACTTAGTAACTTAATTTATATATATCAGTTctgattataaaaaataatattccattctctCCCTTAGCACCATATTTTACAGTGTTACTAGGTACTAGGAAAGATGAATACCGTTCTCTTATGGAAATCTTTTCCTTggagttgcttttcttttcttttctttttaaattactacaAGAGTTTTTACAATTTCCTGTTTCTAAACACTggcttataaaaaaaaatgatagtagGAACAAATTGGAAATTATAATAGCAAAGTGTTAATTTAGAAGAATGTGATGAACAATAGCTGAGAAATCTTGCTTTTCTTATCTATGTACCTGTGTTGGAGATATGCTTTTCTCTTATATCTGATAACTTAAAAAGCAATAGCCCATTACTTATAAGAATCTGTTAGTTATTGAATTATATTCTGTGACTTTTGCATTAAGAAACTAAATAGTATTTTATACAGTTTTAATTTGGTCAAGGTTAATGTTTCTCATAATCCACTCCAGGCCTACTTTTTGATCATTTAAAGAACTGGCTAAAAGTATCTTTTTGGCAGCCATTGGTAATTCTCTGGTTTAGcatttctggttttccttttgtttaatgatacctttatgtttttaaattttattgagtaCTCCCAAAGAACTTTTTGTTTATGTGGATTATATCTATTGATATGTACCATATTAAAGTCAAAactgtgaaaatttaaaaatgttatttattaatttattttttaaaaaatcaacgtTAATATAAATAacgtttaaattttttaaaaaaactatttttcaaagcaaaaagaaaatagggaaaaatGGTGAGAAGAGTGATTTTGTTTTACACTTTTTGCATATCTTTTTAATGACTGACTGGCATAAtggaagacagctggattctcatttctgcttctgcattcaatctgtcGTGTAGCCTCTGGATAACTACTGTATTCACTTGTGagccaatgagaatgaaaaagttAAATACCCCCTTGCTGTTATTGTAGGACTAGTCTTGACCTTGAAGATCCCTTGAAAATGTCTCAGGGACCTTTATTATACTGAATCTTGTTTTTCTGTCACTTATTAAAAAGGAACAATAATATTTATCTCCTAGAATCACTATAAGATCAAGTAGGATAAAATGTGTCAATTACAGTGCCTTACATATAGTAGCCACTCATCAGATGTCCATACCTCCTCTCCCCTATTCTTACCACTATGCAAAAttgtttagatatttttctttaatatttttcttaatttgaaatgATACTGGTAGTTTATTAATAAGATAGGGTAGTTCCCTTACATAGATTATTAATAAGCaactaaaagtaaataataaaaatccttcTTATGCTTCTTCTTTCAGGTATAGAATAAAAACTCAATAGTGTTTGAGGGAAAAATATTGTCTTGCTGCTGTTATAATAGCTGTGGAGTGGGAAAAATGTCATTACGTTTAAACCAaatggtttgatttttttattgtttcggAAGAGTCTTCAACATATTTCTTTCAATGCATAATGTATTTACAGAAAGATTAAGAGCTATAATGTGAATTGCTAATATTGAGCCGATGAATAGTAACATTTAAGTAAATGTTAAATTCAAGTTCCAAAGTGGTTGATATTTTGAGAAGAGAAAATTCCGTTATTGCACCTTTTAGGAACAAGGAATTAGAAAATGGCATTTTTCAGAAATTTCCAACAGAATCTGCCTTCAATGTCCTCTCTGGTAGACACAATCAGTAGTGCTGTAGATGATTTGACCACTGCTGTTGGGGAGGTCAGCTATGCTTTAACTGACTCAGTTGCTGAGCAGGTAACAAGTATGATAAGTGGCTTTCGCCCAGAAGAGGAAAGCTCTGCAGCAGAAGAAACTGTAGACACTTCTAAACAAAAAAATGCCGGGTTAACAGAAGTCTCCCAAAACACTAATTGTCAGAAAACTCAATCCAGTTTAGAGCACAGAGCAAAGCAAATAAATACTTGTAATACTTCAGTTTCACAAAAGCAAGATCAAGGAATACATGAAGAAAGAGTATTTAAACATGTTAATGATAGGCAGCAGACTCTATCAGAGTATCAAGACACTGGTAAAACTGGCGATTCTTCTTTGAAAGGCTGCATGAATAATGGTGGGATATCAGTTATCAAACAGAATACAAGGGCTGGATCTCCTTGTCAAGAACTTGAAAGTACAGGCAGATGTAAAACAATTGGACTAGGAATTTCCAATAATGGTAAGAATGATTTAAAAGAGGTAGGATAccaagaaatgaaaggaaatcagAAGAATGCCAATGGAGTAAACAAACTGTATGAGCAAAAGAAATACGTTAGTACAGATAATCGTAAAAAGGAAGAATATACTAAAtctcaacatgtatttttgggAAGAGATCAAGAGAATGTGGGGCATTTCAATAAATACAAGCATCTTCCTGATTTAGGGCATTCAGAGCATTTAAAGAAAGctaaaaaatgtcttaaaagtaAAGCATCCAAAGGGAATGAGTGTTCAGGAAATGAATgttctttaaaagatattttgacaAGCAATAGGCATATGACACAGAAATCcgttataaaagaagacatacgtctAGCACCATCAACTAATTCTAAAGATAAGTTATCTGGGAAAATTGAAGAacaaataaattcaaagaaatactgcaaagtgaaagaagacaTAAACCCAAAGAAAGCTGGGGCCATTTCTGCCAAGAAAGGAACAGCaaagactaaaaatgaaaaatattttaatataataccaGAAAAAGGTGAGGTCTCTTAATGTTGGTGTGAGTGGTTaaattttctcttgatttttaaaattattaaaacatcatCCAAATTTCTCAGCTTTCCTATTCATGTGTCTAAATTTAAGATGTTCTTGAATCCTTTTACTGGGagacattttaaaagtcattcagtattttttctaaaatcatttcaAGAGCATTCACGTTGTTTGAACCACTAAGTATTGCCCCATCCCTGCATTATTTGGCCAGTTTTTCAGCCGCCCTAGTTTTCGTTAATGTCCATTTAGTTTATAACCAGAAACTTCATGGTTTTCTTACAGGCTTTATTTGGAGTTTATTTGATGTGCTGTAGttgctttgaaatttttatataacTAACTCTGAAGCCCCTTATACAATATTGCTCTTTGCATCTATCCTAGTAAGAATTTAtatcaaatgtttaattttttcctgGAGAGCAATAGatgttattttattcaataaCATGGTTCaggatacatttttattcattttgcccatacattaaaatttttatattactgcCCTATTTACAATAAGTATacatgaataatttattattattcatgaGTTCTCTTTATAGAATTAGGATTCTAATTAAGCATTTATAGTTTTCAATCACAGTACTTGtgataattttcaaaacattGCTAGCCACTCATGCTGCTAATAATTACTTCTGGTAATCTCTTAGTCACATCCATTTATTGCTGATTTGATCATGAGGCCAAAAGTACACTggcttttgtttataaaatacacATCTGGAATTTTTCTATAAAGTCATACTctcataaaataacaaaaagccaAGTAGCAGTAACAAGGAGAATTTTTCAGTTCTGCTATGACTACATACATAATAGGGATCAGTTGTTTATCAATTATATGAATGGTTTTACAGTGATATAGGAGAGGCTAATCCAAGATAGATGCGCTGACTTTAAATGTCAGTTTTTGAAATGTATCCGTTTTGGAATCTGTTTttctagcagtttttttttttttcttttattgtcagATTTAGTGATCTTTGGTAGGCCTGGTTTAGTTCTGGTAGCCTTGTTGCTTAAAGtagcaaaaatgtgaaaataatatacaatggtttacatattattttattcagaatGAATGGTAGAATAGACACTAGTAATTAATACATTACAAGTAGCATGtagggtttttaattttttaaatttgttttcattaagaAGCATGCTAACACCTAAAGAAACCAAATATTTCTCACATATTCCACAATACAGTCAGTACTAAACTTACACAGGCAATGTTCCCAAAATCATTTCAAAAGTTGTTTGACCCATAGATTAACCCTTCATTTAGCTGAACTATAATATTACTGGTACCTGGTATTCTAGGTTCTGACATAGGCTTTATAAGTTatagaaaaaggaggaagggttttcttctctatttctaaTTGCAGGTTACTTTAGGTAATGTTTTTCAATAGGCGAAGTTTGACTGCAGACTAGTTACCCTCCTCAAGAGACTCAGAACCCTCTCTTGCTTTAAGATCCCCACCATGGTATCCAACGAAGTGGTAGCAGCTCAGCACTGGGAGTCAGAGGCCTTATAGCTCTGTCATCTCAGTGTTTTCTAATAGTATTTTCTGCAACAACAGAAACGTTTTACATACCTGCATTGTTCCATACAGTAACCATTAGAcacatgtggctgttgagcacTTCAAATGTGGCTAATAGCATGGGGAACTGGGCTTTaatttctgtttacttttaattagtttaaatagccacatgtgactgtTGGCTACATACTGGGCAAACACTGTCACAATATGTGACATTTGGTGATAGTGTTACCGTTTTGTggatttattttactaatttaaaaGCTGGGACTAGACTAGATGACATCTAAGCTCCTTCTAACTCTAAACAATTAGTTTCTattctgtatttataaaattaCTTGTTCTGTAACTCTCACTCAAATTTCGACCTTGATTTTTTGCTACAGGTGATCTTAACTgactataaagagaaaaataaccagACTGAACTAATGAATTTTAACTACTGCACTCTTCACCTGTTTAATAATTCTAAGGAAATTATACCTTTGTATAGTTTCaaaatgtttacctttttttaaaactggTACTAACTAGTGCTTTTTAGAACAATATAAGATTTATACTCTGAAAGTTTTGTttgaaagttaaatatatttaagtaaaattttcctAGAATTCTACCTTTCACAAGCAGTAAGTGTTAACAGTTTGGTGTATATCCTTCTAGATATTTTTGTCTGTGCATACCTACACTGCATTGTGTGCGTGTACATgccacatgtgtgtgcatgtatatttttcaaatggGAATATAATTATAACTTCTACTTTTTCACCTCCTTTTTTCTCATAACATGATATAGTAGTTATTCTTTCCCTGAGAGTTCTTTTACATTCACATCCTCAATTTAAATGACTGCA
This genomic interval from Saimiri boliviensis isolate mSaiBol1 chromosome 14, mSaiBol1.pri, whole genome shotgun sequence contains the following:
- the SYT14 gene encoding synaptotagmin-14 isoform X3, translated to MAFFRNFQQNLPSMSSLVDTISSAVDDLTTAVGEVSYALTDSVAEQVTSMISGFRPEEESSAAEETVDTSKQKNAGLTEVSQNTNCQKTQSSLEHRAKQINTCNTSVSQKQDQGIHEERVFKHVNDRQQTLSEYQDTGKTGDSSLKGCMNNGGISVIKQNTRAGSPCQELESTGRCKTIGLGISNNGKNDLKEVGYQEMKGNQKNANGVNKLYEQKKYVSTDNRKKEEYTKSQHVFLGRDQENVGHFNKYKHLPDLGHSEHLKKAKKCLKSKASKGNECSGNECSLKDILTSNRHMTQKSVIKEDIRLAPSTNSKDKLSGKIEEQINSKKYCKVKEDINPKKAGAISAKKGTAKTKNEKYFNIIPEKDNSYMGKDEHGSSSESEDEALGKYHEALSRTHNSRLPMADSRQKNYAWETRQKYSPLSAEYDGYSSEASIDEGNCIQRMRRTPPLDELQPPPYQDDSGSPHLSCTPSEIGDSKCEFSHCSNSPRCSYNKCPSEGSTGHEIEGYHNKGYEEDVPSDSTAVLSPEDMSAQGSSSQLPKPFDPEPEAKYGTLDVTFDYDSQEQKLLVTVTAVTDIPTYNRTGGNSWQVHLVLLPIKKQRAKTSIQRGPCPVFTETFKFNHVESEMIGNYAVRFRLYGVHRMKKEKIVGEKIFYLTKLNLQGKMSLPVILEPSYNHSVQIAGKRASADGRYHLQEDIVDRGW